From the genome of Fibrobacter sp. UWR4, one region includes:
- a CDS encoding type II toxin-antitoxin system RelB/DinJ family antitoxin has translation MPQVAFSVRMDSDLKQEFDSLCEEFGMSMATAINIFARTVVREGRIPFEVSSHKTAPLMAADVRGSYNASPKRSASQMLRIMQALSSEAQEAGVADMSLDEINAEIDAARKGI, from the coding sequence ATGCCGCAAGTAGCCTTTAGCGTTAGAATGGATAGTGATCTGAAGCAGGAATTCGATTCTCTTTGTGAAGAATTCGGCATGTCTATGGCTACCGCGATTAACATTTTCGCCCGCACAGTGGTTCGCGAAGGGCGCATTCCCTTTGAGGTTTCATCTCACAAAACGGCTCCGTTAATGGCAGCTGATGTGCGAGGATCCTACAACGCCTCCCCCAAGCGTTCCGCCAGCCAGATGCTTCGAATTATGCAAGCTCTTTCTTCAGAAGCACAAGAAGCGGGCGTCGCCGACATGAGTCTAGATGAAATCAACGCCGAAATCGACGCCGCAAGAAAGGGTATTTAG
- a CDS encoding putative toxin-antitoxin system toxin component, PIN family, producing MRCAVIDTNVIVSALLKWDSVPGQVLQAVFEGNVIPVYNEDILNEYRLVLNREKFHFPKMLLEATLNQIEILGVAEKDLVEIVENMPDPKDVVFYSVALAHGKTTETHLVTGNIKHFPSAPIVVTPRDFLEMLKK from the coding sequence GTGCGCTGTGCGGTCATTGACACGAATGTTATCGTATCTGCCTTACTGAAATGGGATTCCGTTCCCGGTCAAGTTTTACAAGCCGTTTTTGAAGGCAATGTAATTCCCGTTTATAACGAAGACATTCTAAACGAATACAGACTTGTACTAAATCGGGAGAAATTTCATTTTCCAAAGATGTTGCTTGAAGCTACCTTGAATCAAATAGAAATTCTGGGTGTCGCTGAAAAGGATTTGGTAGAAATCGTAGAAAACATGCCCGACCCAAAGGATGTCGTTTTTTATTCCGTTGCTTTAGCTCATGGTAAGACAACCGAGACACATCTTGTTACAGGAAATATAAAGCATTTCCCTTCAGCACCTATTGTCGTTACCCCACGAGATTTTTTGGAAATGCTTAAGAAATAG
- a CDS encoding metallophosphoesterase: MTYYFISDLHVDFYSPMARSSAPLLKAFEKFYEQNFLPADACCIAGDIANNYFTYVEFLKFIATKYAKVYLCLGNHDIITEKKSHYGKDRDFLTSEEKIEFFCNEAAKIQNVHLLENRVADGIAGCMGMCDFEYKHVPGATAAQNKTLWKFCWFDGRHWNYKGNDPDALWQHYDQAMQSLTQQQPSIMMTHFLPLEIAKAKSTCCSAIPSATRTKIPIRKMD, translated from the coding sequence ATGACCTATTATTTTATTAGCGACCTGCATGTTGATTTCTACAGCCCCATGGCGCGCTCCAGTGCGCCACTGCTGAAAGCCTTTGAAAAATTCTATGAGCAGAATTTCTTGCCTGCCGATGCCTGCTGCATTGCGGGGGATATCGCCAACAATTACTTTACATACGTGGAGTTTTTAAAGTTCATCGCCACGAAATATGCCAAGGTGTATTTGTGCCTTGGCAATCACGACATCATTACAGAGAAAAAGTCTCACTACGGCAAGGACCGTGATTTTTTGACTTCCGAAGAAAAGATTGAATTCTTCTGTAACGAGGCGGCAAAAATTCAGAATGTGCATCTGCTTGAAAATCGCGTTGCAGATGGCATTGCCGGTTGCATGGGCATGTGTGACTTTGAGTATAAGCACGTGCCAGGAGCGACTGCGGCGCAGAACAAAACACTCTGGAAATTCTGCTGGTTTGATGGCCGCCATTGGAATTACAAGGGTAACGATCCCGATGCACTTTGGCAACATTACGATCAAGCGATGCAGTCCTTGACGCAGCAACAGCCGAGCATCATGATGACGCATTTTCTGCCGCTGGAGATAGCAAAGGCAAAAAGCACCTGCTGCTCTGCAATCCCGTCGGCTACCCGAACGAAAATCCCTATCAGGAAAATGGATTGA
- a CDS encoding PD-(D/E)XK nuclease family transposase, with translation MHSQKTTNIIGNNESPKTEIASLLADCAFKYVYTRDNPKSRENLRQLMSTLIGRKLQKAEPLATETFASTQPKTEKTSRFDVRVVMDDGDEADVEVQLWTEKDDYAKRLSYYGAKLYASQAAKGAKYKELKKCYQIIISQDCIFPNTSWLLNLDISAQENRMFKFDTMHWCIIQLNYLEQAIREDAGHGNTYLQNLLDLCKFIAEPTRVEPFEDVYEDLMAFSAEQIEAYRQEMEERRRLDAISTRKYTEELIKQQEEEIAASRQAIEASRQELEAEKARADKYAAILKQHGLL, from the coding sequence ATGCACTCTCAAAAAACAACAAACATCATCGGCAACAACGAATCCCCCAAAACAGAAATTGCCTCGCTATTGGCGGATTGCGCCTTCAAGTACGTATACACCCGCGACAATCCCAAATCTCGGGAAAACTTGCGGCAGCTGATGTCAACGCTCATTGGCAGGAAGTTGCAAAAGGCGGAACCTCTGGCTACAGAAACTTTCGCATCCACACAGCCCAAGACCGAAAAAACATCCCGCTTCGATGTCCGCGTGGTCATGGACGATGGCGACGAGGCCGATGTAGAAGTCCAGCTATGGACCGAAAAGGACGATTACGCCAAGAGGCTTTCGTATTACGGGGCCAAGCTCTACGCCTCCCAAGCAGCCAAGGGCGCTAAATATAAGGAACTAAAAAAATGCTATCAGATCATCATTTCGCAGGATTGCATTTTCCCGAACACCTCCTGGCTTTTGAACTTGGACATTTCTGCGCAGGAAAATCGCATGTTCAAATTCGACACCATGCACTGGTGCATTATCCAGCTAAATTACCTGGAGCAGGCAATCCGCGAGGATGCGGGACACGGTAACACGTACTTGCAAAACCTTCTGGATTTGTGTAAATTTATCGCGGAACCCACCCGGGTTGAACCTTTTGAAGATGTGTACGAGGATCTTATGGCATTCAGTGCAGAGCAAATCGAAGCCTACCGCCAGGAAATGGAAGAACGCCGTAGACTGGACGCAATCTCTACCCGCAAGTACACCGAAGAGCTGATCAAACAGCAGGAAGAGGAAATCGCGGCCAGCAGGCAGGCCATCGAAGCAAGCAGGCAGGAGCTGGAAGCGGAAAAAGCCCGTGCCGACAAATACGCCGCAATCCTTAAACAACACGGCCTGCTGTAA
- a CDS encoding TrpB-like pyridoxal phosphate-dependent enzyme — MRNCSSLKIDGPCKVYLEESELPKAWYNVRADMKKKPAPLLNPGTGKPMTAAELEGVFCSELVKQELDNDTAYIEIPEDIRTFYKMYRPSPLVRAYFLEQALGTPAHIYYKFEGNNTSGSHKLNSAIAQAYYAKQQGLKGVTTETGAGQWGTALSMASAFFGIDCQVYMVKCSYEQKPFRREVMRTYGASVTPSPSMNTNVGRKINEEFPGTTGSLGCAISEAVEAAVTQEGYRYVLGSVLNQVLLHQSVIGLEAQAAFKKIGVKPDMIIGCAGGGSNLGGLISPFMGEKLRGEADYDILAIEPASCPSLTRGKYAYDFCDTGKVCPLAKMYTLGSGFIPSANHAGGLRYHGMSSILSELYDQGYMRAASVEQTKVFEAARLFAQTEGILPAPESSHAIRATIDEALRCKETGEAKNILFGLTGTGYFDMVAYQKFNDGEMNDYIPTDEDLAKSLAMLPKVEG; from the coding sequence ATGCGTAATTGCTCCTCCCTGAAGATTGATGGACCTTGCAAGGTCTACCTGGAAGAATCTGAACTGCCGAAGGCTTGGTACAACGTTCGTGCCGACATGAAGAAGAAGCCGGCACCGCTCCTGAACCCGGGTACCGGCAAGCCCATGACCGCTGCCGAGCTCGAAGGCGTGTTCTGCTCCGAACTGGTCAAGCAGGAACTGGACAACGATACCGCATATATCGAAATTCCCGAAGACATCCGTACTTTCTACAAGATGTACCGCCCGTCTCCGCTGGTTCGTGCCTACTTCCTGGAACAGGCTCTCGGCACTCCGGCTCACATTTACTACAAGTTCGAAGGTAACAACACCAGCGGCAGCCACAAGCTGAACTCCGCTATTGCCCAGGCCTACTACGCCAAGCAGCAGGGCCTCAAGGGTGTGACCACCGAAACTGGCGCTGGCCAGTGGGGTACCGCTCTTTCCATGGCTTCTGCCTTCTTCGGCATCGACTGCCAGGTTTACATGGTGAAGTGCTCCTACGAGCAGAAGCCCTTCCGCCGCGAAGTGATGCGCACCTACGGTGCTTCCGTTACTCCGTCTCCTTCCATGAACACCAACGTTGGCCGCAAGATCAACGAAGAATTCCCGGGCACCACTGGTTCTCTGGGTTGCGCTATTTCCGAAGCTGTTGAAGCAGCTGTGACTCAGGAAGGCTACCGCTATGTTCTGGGTTCCGTGCTGAACCAGGTGCTGCTGCACCAGTCCGTGATCGGTCTGGAAGCTCAGGCTGCATTCAAGAAGATCGGCGTCAAGCCCGACATGATTATCGGTTGCGCTGGTGGTGGTTCTAACCTTGGCGGTCTTATCTCTCCGTTCATGGGCGAAAAGCTCCGTGGCGAAGCCGACTACGATATTCTGGCTATCGAACCTGCAAGCTGCCCCAGCCTTACCCGCGGTAAGTACGCTTACGACTTCTGCGATACTGGTAAGGTTTGCCCGCTGGCCAAGATGTACACTCTGGGCTCCGGCTTTATTCCGTCTGCAAACCACGCTGGTGGCCTGCGCTACCACGGCATGAGCTCCATTCTTTCTGAACTCTACGATCAGGGCTACATGCGCGCTGCTTCCGTGGAACAGACCAAGGTGTTCGAAGCTGCCCGCCTCTTCGCTCAGACCGAAGGTATCTTGCCGGCTCCGGAATCCAGCCACGCTATCCGCGCTACTATCGACGAAGCTCTCCGCTGCAAGGAAACCGGTGAAGCCAAGAACATTCTGTTCGGCCTGACCGGTACCGGCTACTTCGACATGGTTGCCTACCAGAAGTTCAACGACGGTGAAATGAATGACTACATTCCTACCGACGAAGACCTGGCTAAGAGCCTTGCTATGCTTCCGAAGGTTGAAGGCTAA
- a CDS encoding co-chaperone YbbN, translating into MNFKKLFACILIGAAAITAQAAEDVIKIVRVDDSNFEKEIMNTDRPTILDVFSSSCPPCLIMIPTLIDIAKKYPDVKVASVGFDEPNVQKIKNTLPIQAFPTFFLIKDGRIVNRIQGAASEEQLFAALQYTPKAQPAAKPAKAASKKKVGTQKLSCSTNGQFGGIQNHVTMSLVITDDHIDNVDLVTDVFVTPELESRRDQLKQMFIQSGKGTVEETITGFRLHTANESPFIKAMNMQRKSSYAEMKAGLELQGFKCK; encoded by the coding sequence ATGAACTTCAAGAAATTATTTGCTTGTATTTTAATTGGCGCTGCAGCAATAACCGCCCAGGCCGCCGAAGATGTCATCAAGATTGTCCGCGTAGACGACAGCAACTTCGAAAAAGAAATCATGAACACCGACAGGCCCACCATTTTGGACGTGTTCTCTTCCAGCTGTCCGCCGTGCCTCATCATGATTCCCACCCTCATCGATATCGCCAAGAAGTATCCCGATGTAAAGGTGGCTTCCGTAGGCTTTGACGAACCTAACGTCCAGAAGATCAAGAACACTTTGCCCATCCAGGCCTTCCCTACTTTCTTCTTGATCAAGGATGGCCGTATCGTGAACCGCATTCAGGGTGCCGCCAGCGAAGAACAGCTGTTTGCCGCTTTGCAGTACACTCCCAAGGCCCAGCCCGCTGCAAAGCCCGCCAAAGCCGCATCCAAGAAAAAGGTCGGCACCCAGAAGCTTTCCTGCTCTACCAACGGTCAGTTCGGCGGCATTCAAAATCACGTGACCATGTCCCTGGTGATTACCGATGACCACATTGACAATGTGGACTTGGTAACCGATGTGTTTGTGACTCCCGAATTGGAAAGTCGTCGCGACCAGCTGAAGCAGATGTTCATCCAGAGCGGCAAGGGCACCGTAGAAGAAACCATCACCGGTTTTAGACTGCACACCGCCAACGAAAGCCCCTTTATCAAGGCCATGAACATGCAGCGCAAGTCCTCTTATGCCGAAATGAAGGCTGGCCTGGAACTGCAGGGCTTTAAGTGCAAATAA
- a CDS encoding DUF6055 domain-containing protein, translating to MANRKFFGVTAGLIGLAAVLAQGVEAQTISWKPVCEAAGHTLLASSDHFEICKKAKHDDGTANNATLDAATAQNALKTLENIFSVYHDSAQWIYPQPSNSKEKLKSVAYLFEDSKMAALYGGANTEACVKNNGKDECSPGLWLGSGAFKDLWGLAHEYAHGLQSVAGWMGSNATAGWICESHANWMAHQVNPTDAHYCSEALINFPYLYYGSTRDRYCNWQFMEHLKEEFGGGWKGVQAVNRMWMNKLNDGDTGYQTQTPFDAMIGAYDWQYSDLTEQLGKFAMKNATLEYAGDKKTIYKKTWGDYEFATRRATGYGDIYRRHGRVTMLNEIDSSYQVPSYWAPQRFGYNLVRLYPDSAGKVTVKFRGIVQQSKPSAEYGCFGTESIWEWSATQNKWVQKNLCNFSPEKMPDPGSSWTVGLVAEGADGTPRYSEMKSGTAFNLDIETKANDKALWLTVTATPKDLYTITWDQFYYTIYRYPYMIRMENGKPEGYENGAWKPAGYKAGSGDSEGTATGFKRHENGGGWVSTKANVAATVYVGPNAVVNGGTISGNARIEDFAVVNGGTIGGKAVVRGRALVTAGTMGDNAVLEDDAWLVSGSITGNAKVGALSIIVNSTVTDDAQVQGVMWAVSGKKLSGTAQLRGDLENNFSQQLTKGVFYGMVDDGMLTDANYGANRTAAAAEATADFSNAKWYSIDEDKMVIDVPETPETPADTTAPDLVKKIRPAAPANLKNRGNFDAMGRRLGRIKHRIANFAD from the coding sequence ATGGCAAATAGGAAGTTTTTTGGGGTAACTGCAGGTCTGATAGGATTGGCTGCAGTCCTCGCTCAGGGTGTAGAAGCCCAAACAATCAGCTGGAAGCCGGTTTGCGAAGCCGCCGGGCACACCTTGTTAGCCAGTTCAGATCATTTTGAAATCTGTAAGAAGGCAAAACATGACGATGGAACGGCAAATAATGCCACTTTGGATGCCGCCACCGCCCAGAACGCCCTGAAAACTCTGGAAAACATCTTTTCAGTGTATCACGATTCCGCACAATGGATATACCCGCAGCCCAGCAATTCCAAGGAAAAGCTGAAGAGCGTGGCTTACCTTTTCGAGGATTCCAAGATGGCGGCCCTGTATGGGGGAGCCAACACGGAAGCCTGTGTCAAGAATAACGGGAAGGACGAGTGCTCTCCCGGTCTGTGGCTGGGCTCGGGAGCGTTTAAGGACTTGTGGGGCTTGGCTCACGAATACGCTCACGGTTTGCAAAGCGTGGCCGGCTGGATGGGAAGCAACGCAACTGCAGGATGGATCTGCGAGTCCCACGCCAACTGGATGGCCCATCAGGTGAACCCTACGGATGCCCATTACTGCTCCGAGGCGCTGATCAATTTCCCGTACCTGTATTACGGCTCTACCCGCGACCGCTATTGCAACTGGCAGTTCATGGAACACCTGAAGGAAGAATTCGGCGGCGGTTGGAAGGGCGTTCAGGCTGTAAATCGCATGTGGATGAACAAGCTTAACGACGGAGACACAGGTTACCAGACACAGACTCCATTCGATGCCATGATTGGCGCTTATGACTGGCAGTACAGCGACCTTACCGAACAGCTGGGCAAGTTTGCCATGAAGAACGCCACTCTGGAATACGCCGGAGACAAGAAGACCATTTACAAGAAGACCTGGGGCGATTATGAATTCGCGACCCGCAGGGCTACTGGCTATGGCGATATTTACCGTAGGCATGGTCGCGTAACCATGCTCAACGAAATTGATAGTTCTTATCAGGTTCCAAGCTACTGGGCACCGCAACGCTTTGGCTACAATCTGGTTCGCCTCTATCCGGACTCCGCAGGAAAGGTTACCGTGAAGTTCCGCGGTATTGTGCAGCAGTCGAAGCCTTCCGCAGAATACGGCTGCTTCGGTACAGAATCCATCTGGGAATGGTCTGCCACCCAGAACAAGTGGGTGCAGAAAAACCTTTGCAACTTCTCTCCGGAAAAAATGCCAGATCCGGGCTCCAGCTGGACCGTGGGCCTGGTAGCCGAAGGGGCCGACGGCACTCCCCGCTATAGCGAAATGAAGTCTGGCACCGCCTTCAATCTGGATATTGAAACTAAGGCAAACGATAAGGCATTATGGCTTACCGTTACCGCCACTCCCAAGGACTTGTACACCATTACCTGGGACCAGTTCTACTATACCATCTACCGCTATCCTTATATGATCCGTATGGAAAACGGCAAGCCCGAAGGCTATGAGAATGGCGCTTGGAAACCCGCGGGTTATAAGGCCGGCAGTGGCGATTCCGAGGGAACGGCAACCGGATTCAAACGACACGAAAATGGCGGCGGCTGGGTCAGCACCAAGGCCAACGTGGCTGCAACTGTCTATGTGGGGCCTAACGCTGTGGTGAATGGCGGAACCATTAGCGGTAACGCCCGCATCGAGGATTTTGCGGTAGTGAACGGCGGAACCATTGGCGGAAAGGCGGTTGTTCGCGGCCGCGCCCTCGTTACCGCAGGTACCATGGGTGACAACGCCGTGCTGGAAGACGACGCCTGGCTTGTAAGCGGTAGCATTACCGGCAACGCCAAGGTGGGCGCACTTTCTATTATCGTGAACAGTACCGTGACTGACGATGCTCAGGTGCAGGGTGTGATGTGGGCGGTTTCTGGAAAGAAACTGAGCGGTACGGCACAGCTCCGCGGCGACCTGGAGAACAACTTCAGCCAGCAGTTGACTAAGGGCGTATTCTACGGCATGGTGGATGACGGCATGCTGACCGACGCAAACTACGGAGCCAACCGCACGGCGGCCGCTGCAGAAGCAACCGCAGACTTTAGCAACGCCAAGTGGTACTCCATCGACGAAGACAAGATGGTAATCGACGTGCCGGAAACTCCCGAAACCCCTGCAGATACTACCGCACCGGATCTTGTAAAGAAAATTCGTCCTGCAGCCCCCGCAAATCTCAAGAATCGCGGGAATTTTGACGCCATGGGCCGCCGTTTAGGGCGAATCAAGCATAGAATTGCCAATTTTGCAGATTGA